One part of the Streptomyces nigra genome encodes these proteins:
- a CDS encoding helix-turn-helix domain-containing protein, which translates to MTGDGDDSFVAAVKPLVDAMGGELLAPDEAGPEDVVLAWRGADVVAVRLPQLADSLDHILAAMERRMGRPLADLDRKAKQEVVRTLEARGAFSVRHGVETVASALGVSRFTVYNYLNRDKNP; encoded by the coding sequence GTGACCGGCGACGGGGACGACAGCTTCGTCGCGGCCGTGAAGCCGCTGGTCGACGCCATGGGTGGAGAACTCCTCGCGCCCGACGAGGCCGGCCCCGAGGACGTCGTGCTCGCCTGGCGGGGCGCCGACGTCGTCGCCGTACGGCTGCCCCAGCTCGCCGACTCCCTCGATCACATCCTGGCCGCCATGGAGCGCCGGATGGGCAGGCCGCTGGCCGACCTGGACCGCAAGGCCAAGCAGGAGGTCGTCCGCACCCTCGAGGCGCGGGGCGCCTTCTCCGTACGGCACGGCGTGGAGACCGTCGCGAGCGCGCTCGGGGTCAGCCGTTTCACGGTCTACAACTACCTGAACCGGGACAAGAACCCCTGA
- the uraD gene encoding 2-oxo-4-hydroxy-4-carboxy-5-ureidoimidazoline decarboxylase has product MTPNSTPPGLARFNALEEHAAQAALHEVCASTSWVHRLLAGRPYATVDALHEASDAAMAGLNADDLGEAMAGHPPIGRPRPGDPASAREQRGMAGASEELKAEMLELNLAYQETFGHVFLICATGRTGEQMRDAVKERIGNTPEQEREIVRAELGKINRIRLARLVDDD; this is encoded by the coding sequence GTGACGCCGAATTCCACGCCCCCGGGCCTGGCCCGGTTCAACGCCCTGGAGGAGCACGCGGCCCAGGCCGCCCTCCACGAGGTGTGCGCCTCCACCTCCTGGGTGCACCGACTGCTCGCCGGCCGCCCCTACGCCACCGTCGACGCCCTCCACGAGGCGAGCGACGCGGCCATGGCCGGGCTGAACGCCGACGACCTCGGCGAGGCCATGGCCGGCCACCCGCCGATCGGCCGCCCCCGGCCGGGCGACCCGGCCTCCGCCCGCGAACAGCGCGGCATGGCCGGCGCCTCCGAGGAACTCAAGGCGGAGATGCTCGAACTCAACCTGGCCTACCAGGAGACGTTCGGCCATGTCTTCCTGATCTGCGCCACCGGCCGGACCGGCGAACAGATGCGCGACGCGGTCAAGGAGCGGATCGGCAACACGCCCGAGCAGGAGCGTGAGATCGTCCGCGCCGAGCTGGGAAAGATCAACCGTATCCGGCTCGCCCGCCTCGTCGACGACGACTGA
- the uraH gene encoding hydroxyisourate hydrolase encodes MSTSTTASVSTHILDTSAGRPAGGVAVRLSARAGRDADWRELGGSATDADGRCKDLPAPPEGTTHVRLDFAVEPYFEKKQADAQQDAPANRDSGAVFFPEVAITFAVTPGEHYHVPLLLNPFGYSVYRGS; translated from the coding sequence ATGAGCACCAGCACCACCGCCTCCGTGTCCACGCACATCCTGGACACCAGCGCCGGCCGGCCCGCCGGGGGCGTCGCCGTCCGCCTCTCCGCCCGCGCGGGCCGGGACGCGGACTGGCGCGAGCTCGGCGGCTCCGCGACCGACGCGGACGGCCGGTGCAAGGACCTCCCGGCCCCGCCGGAGGGCACCACCCACGTCCGGCTCGACTTCGCCGTCGAGCCGTACTTCGAGAAGAAGCAAGCCGATGCGCAGCAGGACGCCCCCGCGAATCGGGACAGCGGTGCCGTGTTCTTCCCCGAGGTGGCGATCACCTTCGCGGTGACGCCCGGGGAGCACTATCACGTACCGCTGCTGCTCAACCCGTTCGGCTACTCCGTATACCGAGGGAGCTAG
- the pucL gene encoding factor-independent urate hydroxylase, producing the protein MTAHSSPARPVLLGQNQYGKAENRVVRITRDGTTHHIKDLNVSVALSGDMDDVHYSGSNANVLPTDTTKNTVYAFAQEHGIESAEQFGIHLARHFVTSQEPIHRARIRIEEYAWERVEGTGADGEEIKHSFVRQGQETRLTQITFDGERWEVVSGLKDLVVLNSTNSEFWGYVKDKYTTLKETHDRILATEVSARWRFGWTDGEQPAPDWNESYEQTKRHMLRAFAETYSLSLQQTLYEMGARIIENRDEIDEVRFSLPNKHHFLVDLEPFGLKNDTADGAVYLAADRPYGLIEATVLRDGSEARIPADLTNL; encoded by the coding sequence ATGACCGCCCATTCCAGCCCTGCCCGCCCTGTGCTTCTGGGACAGAACCAGTACGGCAAGGCCGAGAACCGAGTCGTCAGGATCACGCGGGACGGCACCACCCACCACATCAAGGACCTCAACGTCTCGGTCGCCCTGTCCGGCGACATGGACGACGTCCACTACTCCGGCTCCAACGCCAACGTCCTGCCGACCGACACCACCAAGAACACGGTGTACGCATTCGCCCAGGAGCACGGCATCGAGTCCGCCGAGCAGTTCGGCATCCATCTCGCCCGGCACTTCGTCACCAGCCAGGAGCCGATCCACCGGGCGCGCATCCGGATCGAGGAGTACGCCTGGGAGCGGGTCGAGGGCACCGGCGCCGACGGCGAGGAGATCAAGCACTCCTTCGTCCGCCAGGGCCAGGAGACCCGGCTCACCCAGATCACCTTCGACGGGGAGCGCTGGGAGGTCGTCTCCGGTCTGAAGGACCTGGTCGTGCTGAACTCGACGAACTCCGAATTCTGGGGCTACGTCAAGGACAAGTACACGACGCTCAAGGAGACCCACGACCGCATCCTGGCCACCGAGGTCTCCGCCCGCTGGCGCTTCGGCTGGACCGACGGCGAGCAGCCCGCGCCCGACTGGAACGAGTCCTACGAGCAGACCAAGCGGCACATGCTCCGGGCGTTCGCCGAGACGTACTCGCTCTCCCTGCAGCAGACCCTGTACGAGATGGGCGCCCGCATCATCGAGAACCGCGACGAGATCGACGAGGTCCGCTTCTCCCTGCCGAACAAGCACCACTTCCTGGTGGACCTGGAGCCGTTCGGGCTGAAGAACGACACCGCCGACGGAGCCGTGTACCTCGCCGCCGACCGCCCCTACGGCCTGATCGAGGCCACCGTCCTGCGCGACGGCAGCGAGGCGCGCATCCCGGCGGACCTCACCAACCTGTAG
- a CDS encoding 8-oxoguanine deaminase, translating into MAAAQRIVIENCAIATVDANDTEYATGHLVLADRRIESLGAGSAPEGLENVVRRIDATGHLVTPGLVNTHHHFYQWITRGLATDHNLFDWLVALYPTWARIDEQMVRAAAQGSLAMMARGGVTTAMDHHYVYPKGSGDLSGAIIGAARDMGVRFTLARGSMDRSEKDGGLPPDFAVETLEGALAATEETVKRHHDASFDAMTQVAVAPCSPFSISTELLRQGAELARRLGVRMHTHGSETVEEEKFCHELFGMGPTDYFESTGWLGEDVWMAHCVHMNDSDIAAFARTRTGVAHCPSSNARLAAGIARVPDMLAAGVPVGLGVDGTASNESGELHTELRNALLINRLGAHRESALNARQALRLGTYGGAQVLGRAAEIGSLEPGKLADLVLWRMDTLAHASIADPVTALVFGAAAPVTASFVNGRQIVENGRLLTADEDAIARSTRAEAQRLAEIAARN; encoded by the coding sequence ATGGCAGCAGCCCAGCGCATCGTCATCGAGAACTGTGCGATCGCGACCGTCGACGCCAACGACACCGAGTACGCCACCGGGCACCTCGTCCTGGCGGACCGGCGCATCGAGTCCCTCGGCGCGGGCAGCGCCCCCGAGGGCCTGGAGAACGTCGTCCGCCGTATCGACGCCACCGGGCACCTCGTCACCCCCGGCCTGGTCAACACCCACCACCACTTCTACCAGTGGATCACCCGGGGCCTGGCCACCGACCACAACCTCTTCGACTGGCTCGTCGCCCTCTACCCGACCTGGGCGCGCATCGACGAGCAGATGGTCCGCGCCGCCGCGCAGGGCTCGCTCGCGATGATGGCCCGCGGCGGTGTCACCACCGCCATGGACCACCACTACGTGTACCCGAAGGGCTCCGGCGACCTGTCCGGCGCGATCATCGGCGCCGCCCGCGACATGGGCGTGCGCTTCACCCTCGCCCGCGGCTCCATGGACCGCAGCGAGAAGGACGGCGGACTGCCCCCGGACTTCGCCGTCGAGACCCTCGAGGGCGCGCTGGCCGCCACCGAGGAGACCGTGAAGCGCCACCACGACGCCTCCTTCGACGCGATGACCCAGGTCGCCGTCGCCCCCTGCTCCCCGTTCTCCATCTCCACCGAACTGCTCCGCCAGGGCGCCGAACTCGCCCGCCGGCTCGGCGTACGGATGCACACCCACGGGTCGGAGACCGTGGAGGAGGAGAAGTTCTGCCACGAGCTGTTCGGCATGGGCCCGACCGACTACTTCGAGTCCACCGGCTGGCTCGGCGAGGACGTGTGGATGGCGCACTGCGTCCATATGAACGACTCCGACATCGCCGCCTTCGCCCGGACGAGGACCGGCGTCGCCCACTGCCCGTCCTCCAACGCCCGCCTCGCCGCCGGGATCGCCCGCGTCCCCGACATGCTCGCCGCCGGCGTCCCCGTCGGCCTCGGTGTCGACGGCACCGCCTCCAACGAGTCCGGCGAACTGCACACCGAACTGCGCAACGCCCTGCTCATCAACCGCCTCGGCGCCCACCGCGAGTCCGCCCTCAACGCCCGCCAGGCCCTGCGCCTCGGGACGTACGGCGGAGCCCAGGTGCTCGGCCGGGCGGCCGAGATCGGCTCCCTCGAACCCGGCAAGCTCGCCGACCTCGTGCTGTGGCGGATGGACACCCTCGCCCACGCCTCCATCGCCGACCCGGTCACCGCCCTCGTGTTCGGCGCGGCCGCCCCTGTCACCGCGTCCTTCGTCAACGGCCGTCAGATCGTCGAGAACGGCCGGCTGCTCACCGCCGACGAGGACGCCATCGCCCGCAGCACCCGTGCCGAGGCACAGCGGCTGGCCGAGATCGCCGCGCGGAACTGA
- a CDS encoding nucleobase:cation symporter-2 family protein, which translates to MADHPVDEKLPALKMATTGLQHVAAMYAGVVAPPLIVGAAIGLSASDLTFLTGACLFTAGLATFLQTLGIWKIGARLPFVNGVTFAGVAPMTAIVASTADPSDALPIIFGAVIVAGLLGFLAAGVFCKAIRFFPPVVTGTVITLIGISLLPVAFGWAQGPDPAAHDYGSATNLGLAGVTLLIVLLLRRFTTGFVKQIAVLLGLVAGTLLAIPFGATDFGPVADAAVVGFPTPFHFGAPQFQLAAIISMCVVMVVSMTESTADMLALGEIVDRPADERTIAAGLRADTLGSALSPLFNGFMCSAFAQNIGLVAMTKIRSRYVVAAGGGFLVLMGLCPMAASLIAVVPRPVLGGAGVVLFGSVAASGIQTLVRAGLDKDNNVLIVAVSLAVGIVPITAPEFYHAFPVTARIVLDSGISTGCVAAVLLNLVFNHLGRGGRDAQDVTHPMEAGEELTGAPARP; encoded by the coding sequence GTGGCCGACCACCCCGTTGACGAGAAACTCCCCGCGCTCAAGATGGCGACGACCGGCCTGCAGCATGTGGCCGCCATGTACGCGGGTGTCGTCGCCCCACCCCTGATCGTCGGCGCGGCCATCGGCCTCTCCGCCTCCGACCTGACCTTTCTGACCGGCGCCTGCCTGTTCACCGCGGGCCTCGCCACCTTCCTGCAGACGCTGGGCATCTGGAAGATCGGCGCCCGGCTGCCGTTCGTCAACGGCGTCACCTTCGCCGGTGTCGCCCCGATGACCGCGATCGTCGCCTCCACCGCGGACCCGTCCGACGCCCTGCCGATCATCTTCGGCGCCGTCATCGTCGCCGGGCTCCTCGGCTTCCTCGCCGCCGGCGTCTTCTGCAAGGCGATCCGCTTCTTCCCGCCGGTCGTCACCGGCACCGTGATCACCCTCATCGGGATATCGCTGCTGCCGGTCGCCTTCGGCTGGGCCCAGGGACCCGACCCCGCCGCCCACGACTACGGCTCGGCCACCAACCTGGGCCTCGCCGGCGTCACCCTGCTCATCGTGCTGCTGCTGCGCCGGTTCACCACCGGCTTCGTCAAGCAGATCGCCGTCCTGCTCGGCCTGGTCGCCGGCACACTTCTCGCGATCCCGTTCGGCGCCACCGACTTCGGGCCCGTCGCGGACGCGGCCGTCGTCGGCTTCCCGACGCCGTTCCACTTCGGGGCCCCGCAGTTCCAGCTCGCCGCGATCATCTCGATGTGCGTGGTGATGGTCGTGTCGATGACCGAGTCCACCGCCGACATGCTGGCGCTGGGCGAGATCGTCGACCGCCCGGCCGACGAGCGGACCATCGCGGCCGGGCTGCGCGCCGACACCCTGGGCTCCGCGCTGAGCCCGCTGTTCAACGGGTTCATGTGCAGCGCCTTCGCCCAGAACATCGGCCTGGTCGCCATGACGAAGATCCGCAGCCGTTACGTCGTCGCGGCCGGCGGCGGCTTCCTGGTGCTGATGGGGCTGTGCCCGATGGCCGCCTCGCTGATCGCGGTCGTGCCCCGCCCGGTGCTCGGCGGCGCCGGTGTCGTCCTGTTCGGGTCGGTCGCCGCGAGCGGCATCCAGACGCTGGTCCGGGCCGGGCTCGACAAGGACAACAACGTCCTGATCGTCGCCGTCTCGCTGGCCGTCGGCATCGTCCCCATCACGGCGCCGGAGTTCTACCACGCCTTCCCGGTGACCGCGCGGATCGTGCTCGACTCCGGCATCTCCACGGGCTGTGTGGCCGCGGTGCTGCTCAACCTGGTCTTCAATCATCTGGGCCGCGGCGGCCGGGACGCACAGGACGTGACCCATCCGATGGAGGCGGGGGAGGAGCTGACGGGGGCGCCGGCGCGCCCCTGA
- a CDS encoding spore-associated protein: MRYARSVLSTVALAALTVGGTAALAAPASAAPNTTPQKVCGSGYKTVNSAPVGSLGTVYLTYNSGNGKNCVATIRNTPGTAQDMSAWIYVSDTDEYDEDYGRYTSYAGPTYVYGKAHCVDWGGHIKNVYVQVTGSNCGSLMKESRVTYTR, encoded by the coding sequence ATGCGATACGCGCGTTCTGTCCTGTCCACCGTGGCGCTCGCGGCGCTGACCGTCGGCGGTACGGCCGCCCTCGCGGCGCCCGCCTCCGCGGCACCCAACACCACCCCGCAGAAGGTCTGCGGCAGCGGCTACAAGACGGTGAACTCGGCCCCCGTGGGCTCGCTCGGCACCGTGTACCTCACGTACAACTCCGGCAACGGCAAGAACTGTGTTGCGACCATCCGCAACACCCCGGGCACCGCACAGGACATGTCGGCGTGGATCTACGTCTCGGACACCGACGAGTACGACGAGGACTACGGGCGCTACACCTCGTACGCCGGACCCACCTACGTCTACGGCAAGGCGCACTGCGTGGACTGGGGCGGTCACATCAAGAACGTGTACGTCCAGGTGACGGGCTCCAACTGCGGCTCCCTGATGAAGGAGAGCCGGGTGACCTACACCCGCTGA
- a CDS encoding acyl-CoA thioesterase — protein MSEPFSVRITVRGYETDVQGHVNQSVYINYAEHARWSLLRAAGITQTGLISKGVGPVALETTIRYRRELLAGDEVDVTCVFEWTGGKTFRIRQDMVKADGTVAAELTAVGGLLDLKERRMVANPQDYFKELATDPGLFGI, from the coding sequence GTGAGCGAGCCGTTCTCCGTACGGATCACCGTCCGCGGATACGAGACCGACGTGCAGGGGCACGTCAACCAGAGCGTGTACATCAACTACGCGGAGCACGCCCGCTGGTCGCTGCTGCGGGCCGCCGGGATCACCCAGACCGGGCTCATATCCAAGGGGGTCGGTCCGGTCGCCCTGGAGACGACGATCCGCTACCGGCGCGAGCTGCTCGCCGGGGACGAGGTCGACGTGACGTGTGTCTTCGAGTGGACGGGCGGCAAGACGTTCCGTATCCGGCAGGACATGGTGAAGGCGGACGGCACGGTCGCGGCCGAACTCACCGCAGTCGGCGGTCTGCTGGACCTCAAGGAGCGCCGGATGGTGGCGAACCCGCAGGACTACTTCAAGGAACTCGCCACGGATCCGGGCCTGTTCGGGATCTGA
- a CDS encoding histidine phosphatase family protein has protein sequence MGEVFLVRHGETEWSRSGRHTGSTDVPLTEHGREEARRLVPLVRSHRIGAAFASPAQRARETAELIGLHDVRVDVDLREWDYGGYEGVTTVEIQRERPGWFLFTDGVAPGPPDHPGESPEEVGERADRMLAKVHAALANTEGCVVLVAHGHFLRVLTARYLGLPPGDGALFQLATGALCRLGTEHGRPVITGWNVRPGP, from the coding sequence GTGGGTGAGGTTTTTCTGGTCCGGCACGGCGAGACCGAGTGGTCGCGGTCCGGGCGGCACACCGGCTCGACGGACGTGCCGCTGACCGAGCACGGCCGTGAGGAGGCCCGGCGGCTGGTGCCGCTGGTCCGTTCGCACCGCATCGGTGCCGCGTTCGCCAGTCCCGCGCAGCGCGCCCGGGAGACGGCAGAGCTGATCGGGCTGCACGACGTGCGCGTCGACGTCGACCTGCGCGAGTGGGACTACGGCGGCTACGAGGGCGTCACGACCGTCGAGATCCAGCGGGAGCGGCCCGGCTGGTTCCTGTTCACGGACGGGGTCGCGCCCGGGCCGCCGGACCACCCCGGCGAGAGCCCGGAGGAGGTCGGGGAGCGCGCCGACCGGATGCTCGCCAAGGTCCACGCGGCGCTCGCCAACACGGAGGGCTGTGTGGTCCTCGTGGCGCACGGGCACTTCCTGCGGGTGCTCACCGCCCGCTATCTCGGCCTGCCGCCCGGCGACGGCGCGCTGTTCCAGCTGGCCACCGGGGCGCTGTGCCGGCTCGGCACCGAGCACGGCCGCCCGGTGATCACAGGCTGGAATGTCAGACCCGGGCCGTAG
- a CDS encoding DUF5955 family protein, with product MRHDDGPQDPPVNNGIVISGGSHYVGNQAVGHRAQAFSGSVSFPAQDAGQAARTAELLAQVERLLQEHRAALADPDATDRELRRLREELEEEEPQPSVLRRALDRLTAFVQPVAPLVTAVGQLAQSVQALPGP from the coding sequence ATGCGGCACGACGACGGACCCCAGGACCCTCCCGTCAACAACGGCATCGTGATCAGCGGCGGCAGCCACTACGTGGGCAACCAGGCCGTCGGGCACCGGGCGCAGGCGTTCTCCGGTTCGGTGTCGTTCCCGGCCCAGGACGCCGGGCAGGCGGCCCGTACGGCCGAACTGCTCGCCCAGGTCGAGCGGCTGCTCCAGGAGCACCGGGCCGCCCTGGCCGACCCCGACGCCACCGACCGGGAACTGAGACGGCTGCGCGAGGAGTTGGAGGAGGAGGAACCGCAGCCCTCGGTGCTGCGGCGCGCCCTGGACCGGCTCACCGCGTTCGTGCAGCCGGTGGCGCCGCTCGTCACCGCTGTCGGCCAGCTCGCGCAGTCGGTGCAGGCGCTGCCCGGGCCCTGA